A window from Electrophorus electricus isolate fEleEle1 chromosome 7, fEleEle1.pri, whole genome shotgun sequence encodes these proteins:
- the LOC113569383 gene encoding putative transporter SVOPL isoform X3: MTGRRGSSMASAIHLEDVELQDSEAGRQPVGEARDPEFYSMEEAVECIGFGRFHILLFVVMGSAKIVEAMEIMLLTVLSPEIQCEWHLEDWQVTFISTMVFLGYMICGGVFGYVADKYGRRKMVFGGFVWASYFSLLTSFAPTYGWFIFLYSMVGCGVAATSQGFVLKTEFMPAKYRSSLLPLSTIFWMLGSMIIIILGITVVPTLGWRWIIRLSIIPSLLIIGLFQFIPESARFQVSVGNIRGAVATLRRIARMNKTSLPDGDLREPVVTEMGNALTIINPTLRRTSLLLWFSWFVVSFSYYGSDLSSSELLEKDLLCVTNPDPEHSINPNDEEELCYCNPLTMDDYKTLLISSLGEVALSPLNIRLLNLLGRTRSMIILQVLSAIFFMLVNICSTKIGFTVLLFLLRSLIAVNSNVVYIYTAEVYPTSVRATGMGLCTSFSRIGDIIAPFIAQETE, encoded by the exons ATGACGGGAAGACGCGGCTCTTCCATGGCCAGCGCAATTCACCTTGAGGATGTGGAGCTCCAGGACAGTGAAGCAGGGCGCCAACCCGTGGGAGAAGCCAGGG ATCCAGAATTCTATAGTATGGAAGAGGCTGTGGAATGCATCGGCTTCGGAAGATTTCACATACTACTGTTTGTTGTTATGGGCAGCGCGAAA ATTGTAGAGGCGATGGAGATTATGCTGTTGACTGTGTTGTCCCCTGAGATCCAATGTGAGTGGCATCTGGAGGATTGGCAAGTGACCTTTATCTCCACG atggtGTTCCTGGGCTACATGATATGCGGTGGTGTTTTTGGATATGTGGCAGATAAATATGGCCGTCGGAAA ATGGTGTTCGGAGGCTTCGTATGGGCTTCATATTTCTCTCTGCTCACATCATTTGCGCCAACCTACGGCTGGTTCATCTTCCTGTACAGTATGGTAGGCTGTGGAGTAGCAGCCACATCACAAGg GTTTGTGCTGAAGACTGAGTTCATGCCTGCCAAATACAGATCATCTCTCCTACCCCTCTCCACA ATCTTCTGGATGTTGGGGTCCATGATCATCATCATTCTGGGTATAACCGTGGTGCCCACACTGGGTTGGCGTTGGATAATTCGGCTGTCCATCATCCCAAGCCTCCTAATCATTGGACTATTCCAG tttatCCCTGAGTCAGCCAGGTTCCAGGTTTCAGTGGGTAACATCAGAGGAGCTGTTGCCACCTTGAGGCGGATTGCTAGGATGAATAAAACCAGTTTACCAGATGGGGACCTTCGGGAGCCAGTAGTC ACAGAGATGGGGAATGCTCTTACTATAATCAATCCCACACTCCGGAGAACCTCTCTGCTTCTGTGGTTCTCATG GTTTGTAGTCTCCTTCTCCTACTATGGCTCAGACCTGAGCAGTTCAGAGCTGCTGGAGAAggacctgctgtgtgtgaccAACCCTGACCCAGAGCACAGTATCAATCCCAACGATGAGGAGGAGCTATGTTACTGCAACCCCTTAACCATGGATGACTACAAGACCCTCCTCATCAGCTCCCTAGGAGAGGTGGCAC tcAGTCCCCTGAACATTCGCCTGTTGAACCTGTTGGGCCGTACACGCAGTATGATAATTCTACAGGTCCTGTCCGCCATCTTCTTCATGCTTGTTAACATCTGTTCGACCAA gATTGGCTTTACCGTGCTTCTTTTCCTGCTCCGCTCGCTCATCGCTGTGAACTCTAATGTGGTGTATATTTACACTGCAGAG GTCTACCCTACCTCAGTGCGCGCCACTGGAATGGGTTTGTGCACTTCATTCAGTCGAATTGGGGACATAATTGCACCATTCATAGCCCAG GAAACGGAATAA
- the LOC113569383 gene encoding putative transporter SVOPL isoform X1, which translates to MTGRRGSSMASAIHLEDVELQDSEAGRQPVGEARDPEFYSMEEAVECIGFGRFHILLFVVMGSAKIVEAMEIMLLTVLSPEIQCEWHLEDWQVTFISTMVFLGYMICGGVFGYVADKYGRRKMVFGGFVWASYFSLLTSFAPTYGWFIFLYSMVGCGVAATSQGFVLKTEFMPAKYRSSLLPLSTIFWMLGSMIIIILGITVVPTLGWRWIIRLSIIPSLLIIGLFQFIPESARFQVSVGNIRGAVATLRRIARMNKTSLPDGDLREPVVTEMGNALTIINPTLRRTSLLLWFSWFVVSFSYYGSDLSSSELLEKDLLCVTNPDPEHSINPNDEEELCYCNPLTMDDYKTLLISSLGEVALSPLNIRLLNLLGRTRSMIILQVLSAIFFMLVNICSTKIGFTVLLFLLRSLIAVNSNVVYIYTAEVYPTSVRATGMGLCTSFSRIGDIIAPFIAQVLLSKSVLLTLSPFALAYCLCALGTVFLPFETSGRAMLETE; encoded by the exons ATGACGGGAAGACGCGGCTCTTCCATGGCCAGCGCAATTCACCTTGAGGATGTGGAGCTCCAGGACAGTGAAGCAGGGCGCCAACCCGTGGGAGAAGCCAGGG ATCCAGAATTCTATAGTATGGAAGAGGCTGTGGAATGCATCGGCTTCGGAAGATTTCACATACTACTGTTTGTTGTTATGGGCAGCGCGAAA ATTGTAGAGGCGATGGAGATTATGCTGTTGACTGTGTTGTCCCCTGAGATCCAATGTGAGTGGCATCTGGAGGATTGGCAAGTGACCTTTATCTCCACG atggtGTTCCTGGGCTACATGATATGCGGTGGTGTTTTTGGATATGTGGCAGATAAATATGGCCGTCGGAAA ATGGTGTTCGGAGGCTTCGTATGGGCTTCATATTTCTCTCTGCTCACATCATTTGCGCCAACCTACGGCTGGTTCATCTTCCTGTACAGTATGGTAGGCTGTGGAGTAGCAGCCACATCACAAGg GTTTGTGCTGAAGACTGAGTTCATGCCTGCCAAATACAGATCATCTCTCCTACCCCTCTCCACA ATCTTCTGGATGTTGGGGTCCATGATCATCATCATTCTGGGTATAACCGTGGTGCCCACACTGGGTTGGCGTTGGATAATTCGGCTGTCCATCATCCCAAGCCTCCTAATCATTGGACTATTCCAG tttatCCCTGAGTCAGCCAGGTTCCAGGTTTCAGTGGGTAACATCAGAGGAGCTGTTGCCACCTTGAGGCGGATTGCTAGGATGAATAAAACCAGTTTACCAGATGGGGACCTTCGGGAGCCAGTAGTC ACAGAGATGGGGAATGCTCTTACTATAATCAATCCCACACTCCGGAGAACCTCTCTGCTTCTGTGGTTCTCATG GTTTGTAGTCTCCTTCTCCTACTATGGCTCAGACCTGAGCAGTTCAGAGCTGCTGGAGAAggacctgctgtgtgtgaccAACCCTGACCCAGAGCACAGTATCAATCCCAACGATGAGGAGGAGCTATGTTACTGCAACCCCTTAACCATGGATGACTACAAGACCCTCCTCATCAGCTCCCTAGGAGAGGTGGCAC tcAGTCCCCTGAACATTCGCCTGTTGAACCTGTTGGGCCGTACACGCAGTATGATAATTCTACAGGTCCTGTCCGCCATCTTCTTCATGCTTGTTAACATCTGTTCGACCAA gATTGGCTTTACCGTGCTTCTTTTCCTGCTCCGCTCGCTCATCGCTGTGAACTCTAATGTGGTGTATATTTACACTGCAGAG GTCTACCCTACCTCAGTGCGCGCCACTGGAATGGGTTTGTGCACTTCATTCAGTCGAATTGGGGACATAATTGCACCATTCATAGCCCAG gTATTGCTGTCTAAGTCTGTGCTATTGACCTTGAGTCCATTTGCACTAGCTTATTGCCTGTGTGCTCTCGGGACTGTATTCTTACCCTTTGAGACCAGCGGAAGGGCAATGTTG GAAACGGAATAA
- the LOC113569383 gene encoding putative transporter SVOPL isoform X2 — MTGRRGSSMASAIHLEDVELQDSEAGRQPVGEARDPEFYSMEEAVECIGFGRFHILLFVVMGSAKMVFLGYMICGGVFGYVADKYGRRKMVFGGFVWASYFSLLTSFAPTYGWFIFLYSMVGCGVAATSQGFVLKTEFMPAKYRSSLLPLSTIFWMLGSMIIIILGITVVPTLGWRWIIRLSIIPSLLIIGLFQFIPESARFQVSVGNIRGAVATLRRIARMNKTSLPDGDLREPVVTEMGNALTIINPTLRRTSLLLWFSWFVVSFSYYGSDLSSSELLEKDLLCVTNPDPEHSINPNDEEELCYCNPLTMDDYKTLLISSLGEVALSPLNIRLLNLLGRTRSMIILQVLSAIFFMLVNICSTKIGFTVLLFLLRSLIAVNSNVVYIYTAEVYPTSVRATGMGLCTSFSRIGDIIAPFIAQVLLSKSVLLTLSPFALAYCLCALGTVFLPFETSGRAMLETE, encoded by the exons ATGACGGGAAGACGCGGCTCTTCCATGGCCAGCGCAATTCACCTTGAGGATGTGGAGCTCCAGGACAGTGAAGCAGGGCGCCAACCCGTGGGAGAAGCCAGGG ATCCAGAATTCTATAGTATGGAAGAGGCTGTGGAATGCATCGGCTTCGGAAGATTTCACATACTACTGTTTGTTGTTATGGGCAGCGCGAAA atggtGTTCCTGGGCTACATGATATGCGGTGGTGTTTTTGGATATGTGGCAGATAAATATGGCCGTCGGAAA ATGGTGTTCGGAGGCTTCGTATGGGCTTCATATTTCTCTCTGCTCACATCATTTGCGCCAACCTACGGCTGGTTCATCTTCCTGTACAGTATGGTAGGCTGTGGAGTAGCAGCCACATCACAAGg GTTTGTGCTGAAGACTGAGTTCATGCCTGCCAAATACAGATCATCTCTCCTACCCCTCTCCACA ATCTTCTGGATGTTGGGGTCCATGATCATCATCATTCTGGGTATAACCGTGGTGCCCACACTGGGTTGGCGTTGGATAATTCGGCTGTCCATCATCCCAAGCCTCCTAATCATTGGACTATTCCAG tttatCCCTGAGTCAGCCAGGTTCCAGGTTTCAGTGGGTAACATCAGAGGAGCTGTTGCCACCTTGAGGCGGATTGCTAGGATGAATAAAACCAGTTTACCAGATGGGGACCTTCGGGAGCCAGTAGTC ACAGAGATGGGGAATGCTCTTACTATAATCAATCCCACACTCCGGAGAACCTCTCTGCTTCTGTGGTTCTCATG GTTTGTAGTCTCCTTCTCCTACTATGGCTCAGACCTGAGCAGTTCAGAGCTGCTGGAGAAggacctgctgtgtgtgaccAACCCTGACCCAGAGCACAGTATCAATCCCAACGATGAGGAGGAGCTATGTTACTGCAACCCCTTAACCATGGATGACTACAAGACCCTCCTCATCAGCTCCCTAGGAGAGGTGGCAC tcAGTCCCCTGAACATTCGCCTGTTGAACCTGTTGGGCCGTACACGCAGTATGATAATTCTACAGGTCCTGTCCGCCATCTTCTTCATGCTTGTTAACATCTGTTCGACCAA gATTGGCTTTACCGTGCTTCTTTTCCTGCTCCGCTCGCTCATCGCTGTGAACTCTAATGTGGTGTATATTTACACTGCAGAG GTCTACCCTACCTCAGTGCGCGCCACTGGAATGGGTTTGTGCACTTCATTCAGTCGAATTGGGGACATAATTGCACCATTCATAGCCCAG gTATTGCTGTCTAAGTCTGTGCTATTGACCTTGAGTCCATTTGCACTAGCTTATTGCCTGTGTGCTCTCGGGACTGTATTCTTACCCTTTGAGACCAGCGGAAGGGCAATGTTG GAAACGGAATAA
- the mical3b gene encoding protein-methionine sulfoxide oxidase mical3b isoform X8 has protein sequence MGDRRAAVLAGQNRPYALFDSFVQACTCRETLQAFQQLCGELKLQAQGGLLFYHTLRSRLHYWRAKALWAKLDKRASQKEYQRGQICANNTCLIIGAGPCGLRTAVELSFLGARVVLVEKRDAFSRNNVLHLWPFTIHDLRSLGAKKFYGKFCAGAIDHISIRQLQLILLKVALLLGVEVHVNVEFRNLQEPLEDRDEQCIGWRAEVYPTTHPISELQFDVVIGADGRRNTLPGFHRKEFRGKLAIAITANFINRNTTAEAKVQEISGVAFIFNQKFFQELRQATGIDLENIVYYKDDTHYFVMTAKKQSLLEKGVILSDYTDTEMLLSRSNVDQNALLAYAQEAAAFSTNHQLPNLDFAINHYGQPDVAMFDFTCMYASENAALVRQRRGRPLLAALVGDSLLEVRGPSIFLLPSGQWGPVSPGVSLLPWIRRGWCGTGD, from the exons ATGGGCGACAGGCGGGCGGCAGTGCTGGCGGGCCAGAACCGGCCCTACGCTCTTTTTGACAGCTTCGTGCAGGCGTGCACATGCAGGGAGACCCTGCAGGCCTTCCAGCAGCTGTGCGGGGAGCTGAAGCTGCAGGCCCAGGGCGGCCTGCTTTTCTACCACACTCTGAGGAGCAGACTCCACTACTGGAGAGCCAAAGCTCTGTGGGCCAAGCTGGACAAACGAGCCAGCCAGAAAGAGTACCAGAGGGGCCAGATCTGTGCCAACAACACA tgtctgaTTATAGGGGCGGGGCCGTGTGGTCTGCGTACGGCTGTTGAGCTGAGCTTTCTGGGCGCGAGGGTGGTGCTGGTAGAGAAGAGAGACGCTTTCTCCCGCAATAACGTCCTCCATCTCTGGCCCTTCACCATCCATGACCTGCGCAGCCTCGGTGCTAAGAAGTTTTATGGAAAATTCTGCGCTGGAGCCATAGATCACATTA GTATTCGTCAGCTGCAGCTGATTCTGCTGAAGGTGGCTCTGCTCCTGGGTGTGGAGGTCCATGTGAATGTGGAGTTCAGAAACCTGCAGGAGCCTTTAGAGGATCGAGACGAGCAGT GTATTGGCTGGAGGGCTGAGGTCTATCCTACAACTCACCCAATCAGTGAACTGCAATTTGATGTGGTTATTGGAGCAGATGGCAGGAGGAACACCTTACCAG GCTTTCACAGGAAGGAGTTTCGGGGGAAGCTGGCCATTGCCATCACGGCAAACTTCATCAACCGTAACACCACAGCCGAGGCCAAGGTTCAGGAGATCAGCGGAGTGGCCTTCATCTTCAACCAGAAGTTCTTCCAGGAGCTGCGCCAGGCCACAG GTATAGACCTGGAGAACATTGTCTATTACAAAGATGACACCCATTACTTCGTCATGACGGCCAAAAAACAGAGCCTGCTGGAGAAAGGAGTCATCTTAAGT gactacacagacacagagatgctGCTCTCACGCAGCAACGTGGACCAGAATGCATTGCTGGCTTATGCCCAGGAAGCGGCGGCCTTCTCCACCAATCACCAGCTCCCCAACCTGGACTTCGCTATCAACCACTACGGGCAGCCGGACGTCGCTATGTTCGACTTCACCTGCATGTACGCGTCGGAGAACGCGGCACTTGTGCGGCAGCGCAGGGGGCGCCCCCTACTGGCCGCCCTGGTCGGGGACAGTCTACTGGAGGTGAGAGGACCCAGCATCTTTCTGCT